Genomic segment of Salvia hispanica cultivar TCC Black 2014 chromosome 2, UniMelb_Shisp_WGS_1.0, whole genome shotgun sequence:
tttgtttttgcaaTCTCTAAATTTGTCCCCTCTAAAATGCTTATAATtcctctctatatatatttgcttCCCATTCAAAATTGTATTCTTGGCTCCACCcttgaaataaattgataaagtgaagagagaatataaGCAAAACAGTATAAGATTTATCAAAAATGAGATGAATAATATTTCGAGAGACatactaatataatactagtatgaaCCATATTTATTGAGTTATGCCATCATTTATTAAGgtcaataaaattgattttgatgagCTGGTTTCTATACATATAGGATCCATAATGTGGGATACACTTGAGTTTAGTCATATATTTACTGTGACTTGATTTTACATTAATCATTCttgacaaatttaaaataaaattgaagatgAAATTCCACTTTCTCCCACCTTATAAGGGATAGGAAATTTTGTAGTTTCGATTGATCAATTCGAATTTAAGATTcattaaaaaactaattaactcCCTAATATGAGTAGGGGCCAAGGACTCATTCCAAGCGTTGTCACTTATTTCGTGATTTATATAATCCATAAATACAATCACACACGCGTACTATACACTGAATTCataataatccaaaaaaaaaaattttgaaaaaaaagtactcctaaATTGTTCATATTACATTTtccgaaaaaaaaagttcCATATCACATCATTTATACtgctatataataatataattaataacaaaattaatttacagtagtataatttaagtaaattttaaattggaaaataCTATGTACTTGTACTAcattatcttctttttttaatttataaaatcgtGCCggataaaacatgaaaaactTGTAGAAGAGGAAAGTagataaattgaaattggagctataagaaataaacaaaattgttGAGGTTAAAAATGAAGAGGGGGAGTTTGGTTTGTGTGGGGCTAGAATAGGGCAACCGTAAAAACAAACATCATGGGACGTGTCAGATAATGAAGGTAGGAGTCCACATTTCTTGTGACATTTGGCGTATAATTCGGCGCCTCAGGAATTTCACCCCGCCTTCATTACTTCTGCGTGACCCTCACgctttttctcttacttttttaatcACTCTACTAATTGTATTTTACTGTTGTTGTGGGAccaatttcataatttcaacttctgttatcaaaattcaacatTTCATTCATATGTAAGTAGCGTGGATGAGTTCTAATTAAAGCATCAAACTTTAGTAGGACTATAAAgcactttttaaatatttaaataaatggtTATTGTttagtaatatatattgagtttttttaaCTACTATCGTGCAATACTAGCTTAGTTTTAGGtcgaaaaatatattttaaaaaaagttaaaatttaattatatcttgTATATGAAAATTGATGCAGAAAAACTACACTTGAAATTTAGACGAAACATTTTTCATCcatattcaaaaatttaaatatgacaATATAAAGCAgtgttgagattttttagctACAAGAAGATTTTTTATATGGGATGCTCGAAAGTCAAATCCATAATAATTCAACTATTGAATTATGTATTCTGCTGATTAAGTCTTTATAATACTAGGATGAACTAGAGATCACTACACATGATAATATCACCTTATCTCCATTTTTTCCGTGGACGAaatcataataattaaagGATTATGAATTATTAAGCTTCCGACCTAATATTCAGTATATATCTTTCAAGCAATTCTATTATTGATCATTTAAGCCTATCAAGTTTTACTTTTAGTTTTTAGCAATATTAAAGGCCTGCAGTTATATCTAATTACTCAAAACGTGACATGATATTATTGGATTATGCACATTTGCGATTTTCTTGACCATATCCATCGTTAATTGCATTACCCTTGCAAAGTTACTTTTATTGAGTATCAGGAAAAGAAATCTTATTCAAATATACAATGTATTGTTAATTGGGTTCAAATTCGCAAACGTTTGATAactttttaattgtaatacCATCCATAGTCAGACTCTCACcaatgaattattattattattattattattattattattattattattattattattattgttattgttattgttattattattattattattattattattatatttacttattataACTCAAAATTGTTTTACGATCACTTAATGATCAACTCATCTAGAGAATTAATCCTCATGATATTCATAGAGAATTAGGGGTCAACATCTAAATAAAAGCCACAATATTGAAGTCGTTATAACCAACTATTATTGGACACATCAAAATTTTAGTGATTAAAACACAATTAATTGTATCCAATTCCACAAAGTATCCTACCAAGTCAATAATGAGTACATTGAAAGTTCATAAATTAGTCCTTAACAAAAAGAATATTGTAAATTATCACTCACCACTATAAAAATATCCAAGAAATTTACACGAATACAAAAAAAGTATTCCTAATTCCAATAGTATATTCTGAAGCGCTTAACCATCACGGCATCGGAGCGCGTGGCGCGTTCAGTTTCTGACAGCCCATTGCTTTGTGTGTGGCGCCCACAGGAAAATCTTATTCCACCTCCATATCGTAACCAACGGCCGGTTCACACGGAATTCCCCAAAACACCCCTACACTTGACCATAATTACTCGACTGCCACCGCCCAACCTCTCCTATATAACCCTAGCTTCCTTTGTTATTAGGTTTGCCGAAATAGAGACTCAACCGCCCCTTCTAAAATTCCTTTCCCCAATCTTTTCCGCTTTTTCCAGAATCGCAAAAAACGCTATTTCCACTCCAAGGTACAACCAATGGAAACGTCTTCCAGAAACAGATCCTCGCACGGTACAACCCTCCACAGCCACTTCCAGCGCTCCCTCTCCCCCTCCGGCCGATTCTTCCCCTCCTCCATCTCGGCGTCTTCCGCCGCGACGTTCTCCGCCCGCTCCGATCCCCGCACCGGATCCGACTCCGTCCTCGCCCGATCCACCAGCCCTACCCGCGTCAGCCTCGGCAGATCCGTTTCCCCGTCTTCCTCCGTCCGATTCTCCGCTCCCCGGAGGCATCCGATCGCCTCTCACCACCAGAAGCAGCAGCAGAGCCACCGCTCCCTGCCGAAGAAGACGTGCATGTGCTCCCCTACGACGCACCCAGGCTCATTCCGGTGCAGCCTCCACAAGAACAGCATCGTCCCCGGCTACGGAAGCCAggcgtcgccgtcgccgtcgtcgTATCGGTCTAGCCATCAATTGAATATGCGGCGCTCGGCGATGACGAATTCGCTCGTGCGAATCGGCACGGTGGAGGGGGATTTGGTGAAGAGAGCTCTCGCGGCGCTGATTCGGCCGTCGTCGCACAGCTTGCGCCGGCGGCACGACTTTCAACCGCGGCCGAGCCGGCTTTCCGTCATGTCGAAAGCCGATGGGTTATAATTTGaggaaaaattgatttctgtCGTTTTTTGTGTACAGGACTGACTCGGTGAGTGACGCGCTGAGTGAACTCGGCCGATTTAGCCGGTTTTTTACGTGGCTgtggaaattttgaatttggaaaaCCCTCTTTGTGTGAGTTCTGCGGTTGTAGTAAATGAACTCATAGcggttttcctttttttattttatattttattttttctctattttattagcGGTGAATTGGTATATGATTGAGAATGGGGTTGatagtaaaatttaagattttaaattaaaagcaaATCTAATTCTGAATCATGTTTGAGCAGATTTGCTGcaattttgggaaatttgtaaatatagaATTTAAGTTCATTTTGTTGTTCcgttacaaattttttttaatgtggtttttatttattttattcttttgtaaaGTTTTGTCTAGAGGTATCTGGAATGCATAAAAATTGGCAGAGATCTATGATCCAGATTTACTGACCCAAAACtgaataaaaaattctttatTATCTGAAAGGGGAAATAggaaattctaatttatttaaacaggatattaggagtatattttaatgataaaagTTCATCAAGTCTGCTCAAAATTTGGGTACTCTACATTGCACCTTATACTGCAGTGACatacaaaaatgacaaatttcgTACTAGAAACATAAATTGATTGAGGTATGTTATTCAaactaaatttgaattttgatttcaacTAACTGTAcatgttgaaattaaaatgtggAGTACTTTCcgattttaattcaaatttatttttttggttaaagtttaaattatatagCCTTCTTTCACGAGAAAAATTTAGTGGTCCGAACACGTAAATGCAATGTGTCCACTAATTATAATTgcaaagcaaaagaaaaaatagggaATATTTCTACAGTAAGTGATTAATGGATGTGCCTGTAATATTTGCATGCCACTTAGACCATCTCTAACGGTACactaaaactcatttttagtgtaaataatttctccaaccatacaccaaactcaaacccttTCAATGGAATAACATCAAATATGGTGtttattccaaaattttgttaaagaaatactcaaaaatggtgtaaactTAAAgatggtgtaaatggttggagtaaaactactttttggtatgacatatactcaaaaatgtgtttgaatttttcgtaaatggttggagatggccttagagcatctccaagggagAAAGGTAAATTGAGAaggtatatttctcatttaccttctaaaaaaataagtatatcttcttaaaaaataatgtactccaaggaaagaagataaattaaaaaggcaaataaaaatgactatcattttactctttttacCAAAAAGAGTAAACATACattctcaaaatgaaagaaggtaTAATATCTCTCCATATACCCTTTCCATTGGAGCATGgttttttttgaagaaaaggtaaatatggtagttatttCCCTTTACCTTTCCATTTACCATctcccttggagatgctcttagtaaTTAGTTCATcagtaattttcatttttaatttattccaaataagtaattttcgtttttaatttattccaaaTAAGACAgtatattctattttcataGTACTTTGTAAAAAGTTTCTCCTCTACGTTTTTATAAATGTATTCAACtatattcttgttttattattcCCTCCTTATGCTATTAAATGTCTTATCACTACAAAAACCTTACTCCCCCGTTCCCTTTTAAATGTTCCATATTTGACAagtacggattttaagaaattgtttgaccttttaaaggaaagtgggtagaaaaagttaatagaatataaaccacacttttatatactccctccgtcccagattaagagtcactttttggCATAAAAgttcgtcccagtttaagagtcacttttagaattttccatatttgatcatacaattttacctcatgcttcatcaaaattacatcaaaatgctattatctacattaaaataaaccaaaataaaaatcaaaagtcaaaagggactcaccttcaaccaactctaccatctcatttcatttattacacattccaccatctcacttcacacacttcaactctttcttaaaatccgagccataacaataagtgactccaaatatgggacggagggagtattagttttataataattgtgagtagaatgaattagtggGATATCTGATCCATTTAATAAAAGTAGTACAAGTGAAATCAAACATTTATTGGGGACCgtccaaataagaaaatatgagacatttaatatGGACGGGAGggattatattttaagaacACAAAAATTTAGACATAATTACTTgcgttgaaatttttttaaaaatataaacaagtaGAATCCATcttttactaactttttataaCCACTTCTTTTACAAAGCCGGTCAAAAATGCGACATTTATTGCCGGATGGTGGGAATACAATACACTTAAGATTCTGTTTAAAATAGCATGTCATTTGACAATATGACCATtataaattggagaaaaagaatatttcttGAGATTCGaacattttttccttctttttcaGTTCTTTTTCCTCTTGTGGTTGAATGAATCAAATGATAGTGTATGAATAACAAAATGGGTGTGGTGATTATTCTCCTATACATAGATGGTTATTTgagaatttaatttataattggagtatttttttaatggagaatacttcactttttatcaaaaagtaaaagtgggaATAAATAGGAGAGGGGTATGTTTGAGGAAAAGGTATTCCTAAAAGTAGGGAATAATATGTGAATGTGCGAATTTAGAAAgcataaaaaataagtaaaagtaCCATTCCAGACAGTATGGAATAATATGTGAATCTGCCAAACTAAGAAagttaaaaaaactaattggaAAGATAGTATTAATGTATACATTACAAAAACCAATTAATGTCTTCAACTAGTAGTCCAAAATCTAGTATGTAGGGTCTCAATTGGTTGTATggcaaattataatttgaaaaaataaattccatAATTGTATCGAGTGGGTGGAAGATGTCTAGAATAAATGAatgaatcaataaattaaaataaaagaattgttTGGGAGCATGTGAGCCTGTAGGTGAAGGGCCATGTTTCATGGAACGGATACAATAA
This window contains:
- the LOC125203848 gene encoding uncharacterized protein LOC125203848, with the translated sequence METSSRNRSSHGTTLHSHFQRSLSPSGRFFPSSISASSAATFSARSDPRTGSDSVLARSTSPTRVSLGRSVSPSSSVRFSAPRRHPIASHHQKQQQSHRSLPKKTCMCSPTTHPGSFRCSLHKNSIVPGYGSQASPSPSSYRSSHQLNMRRSAMTNSLVRIGTVEGDLVKRALAALIRPSSHSLRRRHDFQPRPSRLSVMSKADGL